A single Gopherus evgoodei ecotype Sinaloan lineage unplaced genomic scaffold, rGopEvg1_v1.p scaffold_53_arrow_ctg1, whole genome shotgun sequence DNA region contains:
- the LOC115643239 gene encoding olfactory receptor 6F1-like, whose product MAGAEIENQTSVQKFILLGFPGTWYFRISLAMVFSIMYFFTIVGNMSVIALVWTHPWLHTPMYFFLCNISFLDIWYTTACAPKAIGVMFGKSQMISFTGCILQLYFIFSLGSTECLILAVMAYDRYLAICHPLRYSSLMNSTFSAQLALVSWLCGFLVISVLASLISRLSFCGPNIINHFFCDINSWIALSCTDTRLVELATFIISINVLLGSCAITLISYIYIISTICRIPSAQGRQKAFSTCSAHLTVVTIWYGSTIFLYVKPSAQNSLDLNKIVNIFSAIVNPLLNPFIYTLRNKEVKRALEKVISGM is encoded by the coding sequence ATGGCTGGAGCAGAAATAGAAAACCAAACCAGTGTGCAGAAATTCATACTCCTGGGCTTTCCTGGCACTTGGTATTTTCGGATTTCCCTTGCAATGGTGTTTTCAATTATGTATTTCTTTACAATTGTAGGGAATATGTCTGTTATAGCCTTAGTGTGGACTCACCCGTGGCTCCATACCCCTATGTACTTCTTTCTCTGCAATATCTCCTTCCTAGATATCTGGTACACCACGGCCTGCGCCCCCAAAGCCATTGGTGTCATGTTCGGGAAAAGCCAGATGATTTCCTTCACCGGCTGCATCCTGCAACTGTATTTCATATTCTCACTGGGCTCTACAGAATGTCTCATCCTGGCTGTCATGGCATATGACCGCTATTTGGCCATATGTCATCCACTGCGTTACAGCTCCCTCATGAACAGCACCTTCTCTGCTCAACTGGCCCTCGTCTCTTGGCTGTGTGGGTTCCTGGTTATTTCTGTGTTGGCATCTCTAATATCCAGGTTGTCTTTCTGTGGCCCGAATATTATCAatcacttcttctgtgacataAATTCCTGGATAGCACTTTCCTGCACTGACACGAGACTCGTTGAACTGGCAACTTTTATCATCTCTATTAATGTCCTCCTGGGCTCATGTGCAATAACTCTAATCTCATACAtttacatcatctccaccatctgtAGAATCCCCTCAGCCCAAGGCCGCCAAAAGGCCTTTTCTACTTGCTCTGCCCATCTCACTGTCGTAACTATCTGGTACGGCTCCACCATTTTTCTGTATGTCAAGCCTTCTGCACAGAACTCATTGGATTTAAACAAAATAGTCAACATCTTTAGCGCTATTGTAAATCCTCTATTAAACCCTTTCATTTACACtctaagaaacaaagaggtgaagcgAGCCCTGGAAAAGGTAATCAGTGGGATGTAG